The Microbacterium sp. Nx66 genome contains a region encoding:
- a CDS encoding GtrA family protein produces MNPPSRLRRLAGVGSRFLVVGALSTLIEVGVFNLLVYAWGWDVVAAKIVASLVALINAYIGNREWTFRHRDRRGRAAEVALFLATNAVCTALGAALVWVGVEAVGGILGRTPGAVAVNLVNLVSIVIVVLLRFVLYHSIVFRVASPKA; encoded by the coding sequence ATGAATCCTCCCTCCCGACTGCGTCGCCTCGCCGGCGTGGGCAGCCGCTTCCTCGTGGTCGGGGCGCTGAGCACCCTGATCGAGGTCGGCGTCTTCAACCTCCTCGTCTACGCCTGGGGGTGGGACGTCGTCGCAGCGAAGATCGTGGCCTCGCTCGTCGCCCTCATCAACGCGTACATCGGCAACCGCGAATGGACCTTCCGCCACCGCGATCGCCGGGGACGGGCCGCGGAGGTCGCCCTGTTCCTCGCGACCAACGCCGTGTGCACCGCGCTCGGGGCCGCGCTCGTGTGGGTCGGCGTCGAAGCGGTCGGCGGCATCCTCGGCCGCACGCCCGGAGCCGTGGCGGTCAACCTCGTGAACCTCGTCAGCATCGTCATCGTCGTGCTGCTGCGCTTCGTGCTCTACCACTCGATCGTCTTCCGGGTCGCGTCGCCGAAGGCCTGA
- a CDS encoding CpsD/CapB family tyrosine-protein kinase, whose protein sequence is MLRTVLDNRIHTLHDIEALTDRPVLGGIAFDPEAPKRPLIVHADPRSPRAESFRSLRTNLQFLNLDSGPRIFVVSSAGPGEGKSTTTANLAIALAETGARVALLDGDLRLPRVADYMGLEGGAGLTDVLIGRMDVADALQKWGRNDLYVLPSGQVPPNPSELLGSSAMDDVLQALGEYFDYVLIDAPPLLLVTDAAVLGTKTRGVILAAASGKTKKQELSGAVRALENAGVQMLGVVVTMLPTKGPDSYGYGAHTYGSTHELDGSPSTRVTAKFGRGWGRKSAPKKRTTARA, encoded by the coding sequence ATGCTGCGCACCGTGCTGGACAACCGCATCCACACCCTGCATGACATCGAGGCGCTCACCGACCGCCCGGTGCTCGGCGGCATCGCCTTCGACCCGGAGGCACCGAAGCGTCCGTTGATCGTGCACGCCGATCCGCGAAGCCCCCGCGCGGAGTCCTTCCGGAGCCTGCGGACGAACCTGCAGTTCCTGAACCTCGACAGCGGACCGCGCATCTTCGTCGTCTCCAGCGCGGGCCCCGGCGAGGGCAAGTCGACTACGACCGCGAACCTGGCGATCGCCCTCGCGGAGACCGGCGCGCGCGTCGCCCTCCTCGACGGCGACCTCCGCCTTCCCCGCGTCGCCGACTACATGGGCCTCGAGGGTGGCGCCGGTCTCACCGATGTGCTGATCGGCCGGATGGACGTGGCGGACGCCCTCCAGAAGTGGGGTCGCAACGACCTCTACGTCCTCCCCAGCGGACAGGTTCCGCCGAACCCCAGTGAGCTGCTCGGTTCGTCGGCGATGGACGACGTGCTCCAGGCGCTGGGCGAGTACTTCGACTATGTCCTGATCGACGCCCCGCCGCTGCTCCTGGTGACCGACGCGGCGGTCCTCGGGACCAAGACGCGCGGTGTCATCCTCGCCGCCGCCTCGGGGAAGACCAAGAAGCAGGAGCTCTCGGGCGCCGTCCGCGCTCTCGAGAACGCCGGCGTGCAGATGCTGGGCGTCGTGGTCACCATGCTGCCGACGAAGGGACCGGACAGCTACGGCTACGGGGCGCACACCTACGGCTCGACCCACGAACTCGACGGCAGCCCCTCCACCAGGGTCACCGCGAAGTTCGGACGCGGGTGGGGCAGGAAGAGCGCCCCGAAGAAGCGCACCACCGCCCGTGCCTGA
- a CDS encoding Ppx/GppA phosphatase family protein — protein MRLGVLDIGSNTVHMLAADVRPGGRPLATTSDRTVLRLMRYLTPDGAIAEDGVQALETAVAQARRVAEAERVDALLATATSAVRDARNGAEVIARIEAVLGQPLQVLDGETEAALTFLAVRRWFGWSAGQLLLLDIGGGSLEIAAGAEEVPDVAASVPLGAGRMTVQFLPQDPPGEDDVERLRAHAAATLDVVVPRFHALPRPDHVVGSSKAIRSLARLVGYPVPGWSGIERMLLPREALGSWIPRLARLPASARQELPGITPDRTFQIVAAAVSLHAAHRAGQPHPHPA, from the coding sequence GTGCGCCTGGGAGTCCTCGACATCGGATCCAACACCGTCCACATGCTCGCCGCCGACGTGCGCCCGGGCGGACGACCGCTCGCGACCACGAGCGACCGGACCGTGCTGCGCCTCATGCGGTACCTCACACCGGACGGGGCGATCGCGGAGGACGGCGTGCAGGCCCTGGAGACCGCTGTCGCGCAGGCCCGCCGGGTGGCGGAGGCGGAACGCGTGGACGCGCTCCTCGCCACGGCCACGAGCGCCGTGCGCGATGCCCGCAACGGAGCCGAGGTGATCGCGCGCATCGAGGCCGTCCTGGGTCAGCCGCTCCAGGTGCTCGACGGGGAGACCGAGGCCGCGCTCACCTTCCTCGCGGTGCGGCGCTGGTTCGGGTGGTCCGCCGGCCAGCTGCTGCTCCTCGACATCGGCGGCGGCTCCCTGGAGATCGCCGCGGGCGCCGAGGAGGTGCCGGACGTCGCCGCCTCCGTGCCGCTCGGAGCCGGGCGCATGACGGTGCAGTTCCTCCCGCAGGATCCGCCGGGTGAGGACGATGTGGAGCGGCTGCGGGCACACGCCGCAGCGACTCTCGACGTGGTCGTCCCCCGGTTCCATGCCCTCCCCCGTCCGGACCACGTCGTGGGGTCCTCCAAGGCGATCCGTTCGCTCGCACGGTTGGTCGGCTATCCCGTCCCCGGCTGGTCGGGTATCGAGCGGATGCTGCTCCCCCGCGAGGCGCTCGGGTCGTGGATCCCGCGGCTCGCGCGCCTTCCCGCCTCGGCGCGCCAGGAGCTCCCGGGGATCACGCCCGACCGGACGTTCCAGATCGTGGCGGCCGCGGTGTCGCTGCATGCTGCGCACCGTGCTGGACAACCGCATCCACACCCTGCATGA
- the coaA gene encoding type I pantothenate kinase, which produces MDDVTTADPTLPLSPYREIGRAEWARLAAGLDQPLTETEVVELRGIGDRLDLTEVREVYLPLSRLLSLYASATKQLGAATSSFLQEDDTTTPFVVGVAGSVAVGKSTIARLLRELMSRWPGTPRVELVTTDGFLYPNAELERRGLMDRKGFPESYDRRALIEFLTEVKSGAPEVRAPFYSHMRYDIVPDAHVVVRRPDVVIVEGLNVLQPPPAPNDVAVSDLFDFSIFVDADTAHIEKWYVDRFLALRQGAFSNPSSYFNVFAHLTDEEAITTALGYWNEINMPNLVENVMPTRHRARLVLRKGADHDVESVLLRKL; this is translated from the coding sequence ATGGACGACGTGACCACCGCCGACCCCACGCTGCCGCTGTCGCCGTACCGGGAGATCGGGCGCGCGGAGTGGGCGCGTCTCGCCGCCGGACTCGACCAGCCCCTGACCGAGACCGAGGTCGTGGAGCTGCGGGGGATCGGCGATCGTCTCGACCTCACCGAGGTCCGTGAGGTGTACCTCCCGTTGAGCCGGCTGCTGAGCCTGTACGCGAGCGCGACGAAGCAGCTCGGTGCGGCCACCTCGTCGTTCCTCCAGGAGGACGACACGACCACGCCCTTCGTCGTCGGTGTCGCCGGCTCCGTGGCCGTGGGCAAGTCGACCATCGCCCGGCTCCTCCGCGAGCTGATGAGCCGGTGGCCGGGGACGCCGCGCGTGGAGCTGGTGACGACGGACGGCTTCCTCTACCCGAACGCCGAGCTGGAGCGCCGGGGCCTCATGGACCGCAAGGGCTTCCCGGAGTCGTACGACCGCCGGGCGCTGATCGAGTTCCTCACGGAGGTCAAGAGCGGAGCGCCCGAGGTGCGGGCGCCGTTCTACTCCCACATGCGCTACGACATCGTGCCGGACGCGCACGTCGTGGTGCGCCGCCCCGACGTCGTGATCGTCGAGGGGCTCAACGTCCTGCAGCCTCCGCCCGCGCCGAACGACGTCGCCGTCAGCGACCTCTTCGACTTCTCGATCTTCGTGGACGCCGACACCGCGCACATCGAGAAGTGGTACGTCGACCGGTTCCTCGCGCTGCGGCAGGGGGCCTTCAGCAACCCGTCGTCCTACTTCAACGTGTTCGCGCACCTCACCGACGAGGAGGCGATCACCACCGCACTGGGATATTGGAACGAGATCAACATGCCGAACCTCGTCGAGAACGTCATGCCCACGCGGCACCGCGCGCGGCTGGTTCTGCGCAAGGGCGCGGATCACGACGTGGAGAGCGTGCTGCTGCGCAAGCTCTGA
- the glmS gene encoding glutamine--fructose-6-phosphate transaminase (isomerizing), translating to MCGIVGYVGPRPSQDILLAGLARLEYRGYDSAGIAVIDGEGTLGMRKKAGKLAMLRDSLGDAPLADGTTGIGHTRWATHGGPTDVNAHPHLADDDKLAVIHNGIIENFAALRDELLADGVAFRSETDTEVAAALLGREYAGNGGDLALAFRAVVNRLEGAFTLLAMHQDHPGLVVGARRNSPLVIGLGEGENFLGSDVAAFVEHTRKALAIGQDQIVSITPDAVTVTDFAGTPVAAEPFDVSWDAAAAEKGGWSSFMAKEVAEQPEAVANTIRGRIRDGQVVIPELDGLDDLFVGINRVIITACGTASYAALVGKYAIEQWARVAVDVELAHEFRYRDPVIGADTLVVSISQSGETMDTLMAVKYARERGARTLSVCNTQGATIPRESDAVVYTHAGPEVAVASTKAFSAQITALLLLGLHMGRVRGVVADASTDVEELAALPEKVAKVLESEHEHVTQLAGWMADTRSVLFLGRHVGYPIALEGALKLKEISYIHAEGFAAGELKHGPIALIEPGQPVFVLVPSPRHSALVHSKVVSNIQEIRARGARVIVVAEEGDAAVLPFADEVIHIPLAGPMFEPLLAVVPLQIFAMALATAKGLDVDQPRNLAKSVTVE from the coding sequence ATGTGTGGAATCGTCGGATACGTGGGCCCGCGGCCCAGCCAGGACATCCTTCTCGCCGGCCTCGCCCGGCTCGAGTACCGCGGCTATGACTCCGCGGGCATCGCCGTGATCGACGGCGAGGGAACGCTGGGCATGCGCAAGAAGGCGGGCAAGCTCGCCATGCTTCGCGACTCGCTCGGCGATGCACCCCTCGCCGACGGCACGACCGGCATCGGTCACACCCGGTGGGCCACGCACGGCGGCCCGACCGACGTCAACGCGCACCCGCACCTCGCCGACGACGACAAGCTCGCGGTGATCCACAACGGCATCATCGAGAACTTCGCCGCGCTGCGCGACGAACTCCTCGCCGACGGCGTCGCCTTCCGCAGCGAGACCGACACCGAGGTGGCCGCAGCTCTGCTCGGCCGCGAGTATGCCGGCAACGGGGGCGACCTGGCGCTCGCGTTCCGCGCCGTCGTCAACCGCCTCGAGGGCGCCTTCACGCTCCTCGCGATGCACCAGGACCACCCGGGTCTCGTCGTCGGCGCTCGCCGCAACTCGCCGCTCGTGATCGGCCTGGGCGAGGGGGAGAACTTCCTCGGCTCCGACGTCGCCGCCTTCGTGGAGCACACCCGCAAGGCCCTCGCGATCGGTCAGGACCAGATCGTCTCGATCACCCCCGACGCGGTGACCGTGACCGACTTCGCCGGCACGCCCGTCGCCGCCGAGCCGTTCGACGTCTCGTGGGACGCCGCCGCCGCCGAGAAGGGCGGATGGTCGAGCTTCATGGCCAAGGAGGTCGCGGAGCAGCCGGAAGCCGTCGCGAACACGATCCGCGGCCGCATCCGCGACGGTCAGGTCGTCATCCCGGAGCTGGACGGTCTCGACGACCTGTTCGTCGGCATCAACCGCGTCATCATCACCGCGTGCGGCACCGCGTCCTACGCGGCCCTCGTCGGCAAGTACGCGATCGAGCAGTGGGCGCGCGTGGCGGTCGACGTCGAGCTCGCCCACGAGTTCCGGTACCGCGACCCCGTCATCGGCGCGGACACCCTCGTCGTCTCGATCAGCCAGTCCGGCGAGACCATGGACACCCTGATGGCCGTGAAGTACGCCCGGGAGCGCGGTGCCCGCACGCTGTCCGTCTGCAACACGCAGGGGGCGACGATCCCGCGCGAGTCCGACGCCGTCGTCTACACGCACGCCGGCCCGGAGGTCGCCGTCGCCTCGACCAAGGCGTTCTCCGCCCAGATCACGGCGCTGCTCCTGCTCGGCCTGCACATGGGACGAGTCCGCGGCGTCGTGGCCGACGCCTCGACCGATGTCGAGGAGCTCGCCGCGCTGCCGGAGAAGGTCGCGAAGGTGCTGGAGAGCGAGCACGAGCACGTGACCCAGCTCGCGGGCTGGATGGCCGACACCCGTTCGGTGCTCTTCCTCGGTCGCCACGTGGGCTACCCGATCGCGCTCGAGGGGGCGCTCAAGCTCAAGGAGATCTCCTACATCCATGCGGAGGGCTTCGCCGCCGGCGAGCTCAAGCACGGTCCGATCGCGCTGATCGAGCCGGGCCAGCCCGTGTTCGTGCTCGTGCCGTCGCCGCGGCACTCGGCACTCGTGCACTCCAAGGTCGTCTCCAACATCCAGGAGATTCGCGCCCGCGGTGCCCGCGTGATCGTGGTGGCGGAGGAGGGCGACGCCGCCGTGCTGCCCTTCGCCGACGAGGTCATCCACATCCCGCTCGCCGGCCCCATGTTCGAGCCGCTGCTGGCCGTCGTCCCGCTGCAGATCTTCGCGATGGCGCTGGCGACCGCGAAGGGCCTCGACGTGGACCAGCCGCGCAACCTCGCGAAGTCCGTCACGGTGGAGTGA
- a CDS encoding holo-ACP synthase produces MIIGTGIDLVDIPRFERTMTRTPRLRERLFAPSERELRLPSLAARYAAKEALIKALGGSDGVHWTEIEIASEPSGRPHFVLSGSTAAVVEERGILTLHLTLTHDAGLAAAFVVAEGAPL; encoded by the coding sequence GTGATCATCGGCACCGGCATCGACCTCGTGGACATCCCGCGGTTCGAGCGCACGATGACCAGGACCCCGCGGCTGCGGGAGCGGCTGTTCGCCCCGTCCGAACGGGAGCTCCGCCTGCCGTCCTTGGCCGCGCGGTACGCCGCGAAGGAAGCGCTGATCAAGGCCCTCGGCGGCTCCGACGGCGTGCACTGGACCGAGATCGAGATCGCCTCCGAGCCCTCAGGGCGGCCGCATTTCGTCCTGTCCGGATCCACCGCTGCGGTGGTCGAGGAGCGCGGCATCCTCACGCTGCACCTCACCCTCACCCACGACGCCGGTCTGGCTGCCGCGTTCGTCGTCGCCGAAGGAGCCCCGCTGTGA
- the alr gene encoding alanine racemase, giving the protein MTVPFREATIDLDAIADNVRHFRRLTGVEVLVVVKANAYGHGAAAAAVAALSAGATRLGVAEIPEALELRRQGVHAPIVAWLHAPGERFVQAAAEGIELGISSYDQLQAAAAAASGDGPVAVHLKLETGLSRNGIAPDDWGTVLAEAARLERIGRVRVVGLFSHLSNASPADDRAALARFEEGVAQAAALGVRPEIRHIAATAAAIDLPETRLDAVRIGIGTYGLSPFDDRSSAELGLRPAMTLRGAVAAVRRVPAGTGVSYDYVHRTDRETTLALVPLGYADGVPRSASGRLPVSIGGRRYTNVGRIAMDQFVVDVGDAPVAVGDEVTLFGDPTLGVPSAADWAEAAGTIGYEIVTRIGHRVPRRTT; this is encoded by the coding sequence GTGACCGTCCCGTTCCGCGAGGCGACGATCGACCTGGATGCGATCGCCGACAACGTGCGGCACTTCCGTCGCCTGACCGGCGTGGAGGTGCTCGTCGTTGTGAAGGCGAACGCGTACGGCCACGGTGCCGCCGCGGCCGCCGTGGCGGCTCTCTCCGCCGGCGCCACCCGCCTCGGCGTGGCCGAGATCCCGGAGGCACTGGAGCTGCGGCGTCAGGGCGTGCACGCCCCGATCGTGGCCTGGCTGCACGCTCCGGGGGAGCGCTTCGTCCAGGCGGCCGCCGAGGGGATCGAGCTCGGCATCTCGTCATACGACCAGCTGCAGGCGGCGGCCGCCGCCGCATCCGGAGACGGCCCGGTCGCCGTGCACCTGAAGCTCGAGACCGGGTTGTCGCGCAACGGCATCGCCCCCGACGACTGGGGGACGGTGCTCGCGGAGGCCGCTCGCCTGGAGCGCATCGGACGGGTCAGGGTCGTGGGACTCTTCAGCCACCTCTCCAACGCCTCGCCCGCCGACGACCGTGCCGCGCTCGCCCGATTCGAGGAAGGGGTGGCGCAGGCCGCCGCTCTCGGCGTGCGACCCGAGATCCGCCACATCGCCGCCACGGCCGCCGCCATCGACCTTCCCGAGACGCGACTGGACGCCGTCCGCATCGGCATCGGCACCTACGGCCTCTCGCCCTTCGACGACCGCTCCTCGGCGGAACTGGGCCTGCGTCCGGCCATGACCCTTCGTGGGGCGGTCGCCGCCGTGCGGCGCGTTCCCGCCGGCACCGGGGTCTCCTACGACTACGTGCACCGCACGGACCGGGAGACCACCCTGGCGCTCGTGCCGCTGGGGTATGCCGACGGCGTCCCCCGCAGCGCCTCGGGGCGACTGCCCGTGTCCATCGGAGGGCGGCGCTACACGAACGTGGGACGGATCGCGATGGATCAGTTCGTCGTGGACGTCGGCGACGCCCCGGTCGCGGTCGGCGACGAGGTCACTCTCTTCGGGGACCCGACCCTCGGCGTGCCCTCGGCCGCGGACTGGGCGGAGGCCGCCGGCACCATCGGCTACGAGATCGTCACCCGCATCGGTCACCGGGTGCCGCGGAGGACGACGTGA
- the tsaE gene encoding tRNA (adenosine(37)-N6)-threonylcarbamoyltransferase complex ATPase subunit type 1 TsaE produces the protein MSLDPAFLGRRQIATSDEMEQLGLRIGEQLEPGDLLILTGPLGAGKTTFTRGLAEGLGVRGPVQSPTFVIARTHPSLVGRAPLVHVDAYRLGSAAELDDLDLDLERSVVVVEWGRGMAEELADAWWDVEIERPVGAGDDEDDLDPSELDADAPRFVTIAREERA, from the coding sequence GTGAGCCTGGACCCGGCGTTCCTCGGACGCCGGCAGATCGCCACCTCCGACGAGATGGAGCAGCTCGGGCTGCGCATCGGCGAGCAGCTCGAACCGGGCGACCTGCTCATCCTCACCGGACCCCTGGGGGCGGGCAAGACCACGTTCACCCGGGGTCTGGCCGAGGGACTCGGTGTGCGGGGACCCGTGCAGAGCCCGACCTTCGTGATCGCCCGCACCCACCCGTCCCTGGTCGGCCGAGCGCCGCTCGTGCATGTGGACGCGTACCGCCTCGGCTCCGCCGCCGAACTCGACGACCTCGACCTCGATCTGGAGCGGTCGGTCGTGGTCGTGGAGTGGGGCCGCGGCATGGCGGAGGAGCTCGCCGACGCCTGGTGGGACGTCGAGATCGAACGCCCCGTCGGAGCCGGCGACGACGAGGACGACCTCGACCCCTCGGAGCTGGACGCCGACGCGCCGCGCTTCGTCACGATCGCCCGCGAGGAGCGCGCGTGA
- a CDS encoding response regulator transcription factor — translation MTGETPLVAVIIEDDPGVRSLLDEVFLAAGFRTVLAGSGPDGLAAVAAHHPIITTLDINLPGIDGFEVARRIRRVSDTFIIMLSALAEESDVVLGLTSGADEYLVKPFRPRELRARIEALLRRTRLSAADKGTPAAASAPPPRVTVSTASAASSASLPVIAAADATVATWRGLVHRDLSLDLDTRLVLVSQRPVELTPTEFDLLAALLEAGRRVCSKADLARGLRGLSGDAFDRVSEPDKRAIETHMANLRRKLGDNPNAPRYIETVRGVGYRLTSDDRPV, via the coding sequence GTGACGGGGGAGACGCCGCTGGTCGCGGTCATCATCGAAGACGACCCCGGTGTGCGGTCGCTCCTGGACGAGGTGTTCCTCGCCGCGGGCTTCCGCACCGTGCTGGCGGGTTCCGGTCCGGACGGTCTCGCGGCAGTGGCGGCGCACCACCCGATCATCACCACCCTCGACATCAACCTCCCCGGCATCGACGGGTTCGAGGTCGCGCGACGCATCCGACGGGTCAGCGACACCTTCATCATCATGCTGTCCGCCCTCGCCGAGGAGTCGGACGTGGTGCTGGGCCTCACCTCCGGTGCCGACGAGTACCTCGTCAAGCCCTTCCGGCCGCGCGAGCTGCGGGCGCGGATCGAGGCGCTCCTCCGCCGTACCCGCCTGTCCGCGGCGGACAAGGGGACGCCCGCGGCCGCGAGCGCCCCGCCGCCCCGGGTCACCGTCTCGACGGCCTCCGCGGCGTCGAGCGCGTCCCTGCCGGTCATCGCCGCCGCCGACGCCACCGTCGCCACGTGGCGAGGGCTCGTGCACCGCGACCTCAGCCTCGACCTCGACACGCGTCTCGTGCTCGTCTCCCAGCGCCCCGTCGAACTCACCCCCACCGAGTTCGATCTGCTCGCCGCGCTCCTCGAGGCCGGCCGCAGAGTCTGCAGCAAGGCCGACCTCGCACGCGGGCTGCGCGGCCTCTCCGGAGACGCCTTCGACCGGGTGAGCGAGCCGGACAAGCGGGCCATCGAGACGCACATGGCCAATCTGCGCCGGAAGCTCGGTGACAACCCGAACGCCCCGCGCTACATCGAGACGGTGCGCGGCGTCGGCTACCGTCTGACCTCCGACGACCGGCCCGTCTGA
- a CDS encoding sensor histidine kinase, producing MIRTVSIWRWQLVFTASIVAIVVMVAGFKPQTLAIPLFIGGIGLIVVTTLVALMVPWRRLPRTAVTVLPLLDVLGVGLTTNVPDLRLGFLWVFPVVWLATYFSMPWVFVGIVLSGGCLVFFADRSGPPEDVLLRVLTVVITLSFLGVTVRIGAQRSGAARRLLQRRSEQVNRAAERAETNQERVTQVIDALGVALVVVTSAGRVLQMNDAYRALYGRDRFGTALPSASVEYDARRGTALTPERTTLARAAAGEQMREERVWLYDGAGQWHALAVTTQPIASAREGESITLVVIDDVTALLEAAEERRALTAVISHELRNPLTAIIGHVELLRERDDLPGRVPAQIEVIADAGERLQDLVTSMQAQTGRISHDPFEPVDLRVVVEESAASFAPLMGAARQELVLDGAERVVITGDAFRLRQVVDNLLGNAAKYTEGGGRITVRLVESDGHAEVTVADTGIGISEDELPRLFEPYFRADSAVRGGIPGTGLGMGIARDIVVAHGGVILVSSEVDVGTTVTVRFPRRTKEDPV from the coding sequence ATGATCCGCACGGTCTCGATCTGGCGGTGGCAGCTGGTGTTCACCGCGAGCATCGTCGCCATCGTGGTGATGGTCGCGGGCTTCAAGCCGCAGACCCTCGCGATCCCGCTGTTCATCGGGGGGATCGGCCTCATCGTGGTCACCACCCTGGTGGCGCTCATGGTGCCCTGGCGGCGCCTGCCGCGCACGGCGGTGACCGTCCTCCCGCTGCTGGACGTGCTCGGGGTGGGACTGACGACGAACGTGCCGGATCTCCGGCTCGGTTTCCTCTGGGTGTTCCCGGTGGTCTGGTTGGCGACCTACTTCTCGATGCCCTGGGTGTTCGTCGGCATCGTCCTCAGCGGCGGCTGCCTCGTGTTCTTCGCGGACCGCTCCGGGCCGCCGGAGGACGTACTGCTCCGGGTGCTCACCGTCGTCATCACCCTGAGCTTCCTCGGCGTGACCGTCCGTATCGGCGCCCAGCGCTCCGGTGCGGCGCGGCGGCTCCTGCAGCGCCGTTCCGAACAGGTGAACAGGGCGGCGGAGCGGGCCGAGACGAACCAGGAGCGCGTCACGCAGGTCATCGACGCGCTGGGCGTCGCGCTGGTGGTGGTCACCTCCGCGGGCCGCGTCCTGCAGATGAACGACGCCTACCGCGCCCTGTACGGCCGCGACCGCTTCGGCACAGCGCTCCCGTCGGCCTCCGTCGAGTACGACGCGCGGCGCGGAACGGCTCTGACGCCGGAGCGCACCACGCTGGCACGAGCCGCCGCGGGGGAGCAGATGCGGGAGGAGCGGGTGTGGCTGTACGACGGTGCAGGGCAGTGGCATGCCCTGGCCGTGACCACCCAGCCCATCGCAAGTGCCCGGGAGGGGGAGAGCATCACCCTCGTCGTCATCGATGACGTCACCGCCCTCCTCGAGGCCGCCGAGGAGCGTCGGGCGCTGACCGCCGTGATCTCCCACGAACTGCGCAACCCGCTCACGGCGATCATCGGCCATGTCGAGCTCCTGCGGGAGCGCGACGACCTCCCCGGCCGGGTGCCGGCGCAGATCGAGGTCATCGCGGACGCCGGGGAGCGGCTGCAGGATCTCGTCACGAGCATGCAGGCTCAGACGGGGCGGATCTCGCACGACCCCTTCGAGCCGGTGGACCTGCGCGTGGTCGTGGAGGAGTCCGCCGCATCGTTCGCGCCCCTGATGGGCGCCGCCCGCCAGGAACTCGTGCTCGATGGGGCGGAGCGGGTGGTGATCACGGGAGACGCGTTCCGGTTGCGTCAGGTGGTGGACAACCTCCTGGGCAACGCCGCCAAGTACACGGAGGGAGGCGGTCGCATCACGGTACGGCTGGTGGAGTCCGACGGCCATGCGGAGGTCACGGTGGCGGACACGGGGATCGGCATCTCCGAGGACGAGCTGCCGCGGCTGTTCGAGCCGTACTTCCGCGCCGACAGTGCCGTGCGCGGCGGCATCCCCGGTACCGGGCTCGGCATGGGCATCGCGCGGGACATCGTGGTCGCGCACGGCGGCGTCATCCTCGTGTCGAGCGAGGTGGACGTCGGCACCACCGTCACCGTCCGTTTCCCCCGACGAACGAAAGAGGACCCCGTATGA